A genome region from Chloroflexia bacterium SDU3-3 includes the following:
- the cas2 gene encoding CRISPR-associated endonuclease Cas2, with protein sequence MLYLISYDISNDRRRQKLAKLLEGFGQRVQWSVFECDLDQREYGLLAKKLKKVVREKEGDNLRIYRLCATCAQQTAIIGSGPAVEQRQDVYIV encoded by the coding sequence ATGCTCTATCTCATCTCCTACGACATCTCGAACGACCGGCGGCGGCAGAAGCTGGCCAAGCTGCTGGAGGGCTTCGGCCAGCGGGTGCAGTGGAGCGTGTTCGAGTGCGATCTCGACCAGCGCGAGTATGGCCTTCTGGCCAAAAAGCTGAAGAAGGTTGTGCGCGAGAAGGAGGGCGACAACCTGCGGATCTACCGCCTGTGCGCCACCTGCGCCCAGCAGACGGCGATCATCGGCAGCGGCCCGGCGGTCGAGCAGCGCCAGGATGTGTACATTGTCTGA